A DNA window from Trichosurus vulpecula isolate mTriVul1 chromosome 2, mTriVul1.pri, whole genome shotgun sequence contains the following coding sequences:
- the TEX12 gene encoding testis-expressed protein 12, whose amino-acid sequence MASQLVKSVENKSCKRPREMESETLVGPQLSSLAKSDSTFSESAMPSFYKAEVLEKVLNDMNKEINLLLTKYAQILSERAAVDASYIEEFDAIFKEASTLENLLKQKRESLRQRFTMIANTLQS is encoded by the exons ATGGCAAGTCAACTAGTGAAATCTGTGGAGAATAAAAGTTGTAAGCGACCAAGAGAGATGGAG agtgaAACTTTAGTGGGTCCACAATTGTCTTCTCTTGCAAAATCAGATTCTACTTTTTCTGAAAGTGCTATGCCATCATTTTATAAAGCCGAAGTCCTGGAGAAAGTTTTAAATG ATATGAACAAGGAGATTAATCTGCTGTTGACTAAATATGCACAAATTTTAAG TGAGAGAGCAGCAGTGGATGCTTCTTACATTGAAGAGTTTGATGCAATCTTCAAAGAAGCCAGTACTTTAGAAAACCTtctgaaacaaaaaagagagagtctGAGGCAAAGATTCACAATGATTGCAAATACTCTGCAAAGCTAA